A single window of Watersipora subatra chromosome 9, tzWatSuba1.1, whole genome shotgun sequence DNA harbors:
- the LOC137404180 gene encoding ankyrin-3-like — MEETTGRQDNEFAKRAQNSGSDGERREGQGNKKVSGSKGKHNRDPGKGLTTKKPSTKDSDYAEVMGAYQKLSMANKKEKRKSKKEQKLGGKILEGNDEEFAVYARAVEKNISSERKLTEMRLGYINQLRSTENRTNAHLQTMANQLVPKAEDMTDSDSAIMLSAIEDGNLDLIRKFLKELKPSAKKNLLETRICAKNGQTFLQIALVNSKYETFEELRMNMSKESRCDATELTDAQGENLLHVACSKSNLLTIQRILSNYSKDDRQWLIMTTNDKGDNCLTKSINNPNCEVFMFLLKQFNSEELLWSLIREQNRVGETVGHLVVMQSTKASCQMLQALIAVAKRMDKVKEFLFQEGSPCTLLHSSVTASMLDYDQEGNVLTNICLLLSTADLIHSRHSLLWCQQEAGKMTNAPQPTALFRLVCIKDQYQGRVCQQLLAQVDDKIKYIMAKEPATGQNCLHGAARSDNEPLLKILLRHIPSKQQMACLTVGAKDGHTPLHIAASDNVSVQAFKTIIDHLSQNERQQVVLSTEEHGNTPILIAFIEGNIGLVNMIMREDWLPQRMIFPLMSARNNAGWTIIHLSCIRLVGDSLTDSVLKFLHGFPGVNLKALVNHADFNGNTVLHLAALLYRPGVVSSIFQYLRASEHRLILTKKNKDGLVASQLCNMSDLVVLKYLEPLTLVGWPDGAISAKRDHARKLATQAELRRQEEIYHIPQNDQDPNVEYELEAIEIYWE; from the exons ATGGAGGAAACTACGGGAAGACAGGACAATGAGTTCGCTAAACGTGCACAAAACAGCGGAAGTGATGGAGAGAGGCGGGAGGGACAAGGGAATAAAAAAGTCAGTGGTTCAAAAGGGAAGCATAATAGAGATCCTGGAAAAGGCCTGACCACGAAGAAGCCCTCGACAAAAGACAG TGATTATGCGGAGGTGATGGGTGCATACCAGAAGCTTTCTATGGCTAACAAGAAAGAGAAACGCAAGTCAAAAAAGGAGCAAAAGCTCGGAGGAAAGATCCTTGAAGGCAATGATGAAGAGTTTGCAGTCTACGCTCGAGCGGTAGAGAAGAACATTAGCTCTGAAAGAAAGTTGACAGAAATGAGACTGGGTTATATCAATCAGCTGCGATCAACAGAAAATCGTACAAATGCTCATTTGCAGACGATGGCGAATCAGCTGGTGCCTAAGGCCGAGGATATGACTGATAGCGACTCAGCAATTATGCTGTCGGCGATTGAGGATGGCAATTTGGACTTGATACGCAAGTTTCTGAAAGAGTTGAAGCCATCAGCAAAGAAGAACCTTCTAGAGACTAGGATCTGCGCCAAAAATGGTCAAACCTTCCTACAGATTGCTTTAGTTAATAGCAAGTACGAAACATTTGAAGAGCTGCGCATGAACATGAGCAAGGAAAGCAGATGCGATGCAACAGAACTGACAGATGCGCAGGGTGAAAATCTTTTACACGTGGCCTGCTCAAAAAGTAATCTTTTGACAATTCAAAGGATTCTATCAAATTACAGCAAAGATGACAGGCAATGGCTCATCATGACTACAAATGACAAGGGAGATAATTGTCTTACAAAATCCATCAACAACCCCAATTGTGAAGTATTTATGTTCTTGTTAAAACAGTTCAATTCCGAAGAGCTGTTGTGGAGTTTAATACGAGAACAGAACAGAGTTGGAGAGACAGTTGGCCATCTTGTTGTCATGCAATCAACCAAAGCGTCTTGCCAAATGCTTCAGGCTCTCATCGCAGTCGCTAAAAGAATGGATAAGGTGAAAGAGTTTCTATTTCAGGAGGGTTCTCCTTGCACGCTGTTGCACTCATCGGTTACAGCTAGCATGCTCGACTATGACCAAGAAGGGAATGTTCTAACCAACATCTGCCTTCTGCTTTCAACTGCTGATCTCATTCACAGCAGACACTCACTCCTCTGGTGTCAACAGGAAGCTGGAAAAATGACAAATGCGCCGCAACCAACTGCGCTGTTTCGACTCGTCTGCATTAAAGACCAATATCAGGGTAGAGTATGTCAGCAGCTGCTGGCTCAAGTAgatgacaaaataaaatatatcatggCTAAAGAACCAGCCACAGGGCAAAATTGTCTTCATGGGGCAGCGCGGTCCGACAATGAACCACTCCTCAAGATCCTCCTTAGACACATTCCGTCTAAGCAGCAGATGGCTTGCTTGACTGTTGGAGCCAAGGATGGCCACACTCCGCTACACATTGCAGCATCAGACAATGTTTCGGTACAAGCCTTTAAAACTATCATCGATCATTTGAGCCAGAACGAGCGCCAGCAGGTAGTACTGAGCACCGAGGAGCATGGTAACACCCCCATTCTCATAGCATTCATCGAGGGCAACATTGGCCTCGTGAACATGATCATGAGGGAAGATTGGCTGCCACAGAGAATGATATTTCCGCTCATGAGTGCAAGAAATAATGCCGGCTGGACTATTATTCACCTCTCCTGCATTAGGCTTGTAGGGGACAGTCTCACGGACTCCGTACTGAAATTCCTTCACGGGTTCCCAGGAGTAAACCTAAAAGCTTTAGTTAATCATGCCGACTTCAATGGTAATACAGTGTTACACCTTGCAGCACTTCTCTACCGACCAGGAGTCGTCTCATCAATATTCCAGTACTTACGCGCATCTGAACATAGACTTATTCTAACAAAGAAAAACAAGGACGGTTTAGTCGCTTCACAACTCTGCAATATGAGCGATCTCGTCGTGCTCAAGTACCTGGAGCCCCTGACATTAGTTGGCTGGCCGGATGGCGCTATCAGCGCAAAGAGAGATCATGCACGCAAGTTGGCCACTCAAGCAGAGCTAAGGAGACAGGAAGAGATATATCATATTCCACAGAATGACCAAGACCCAAACGTTGAATATGAATTAGAGGCTATAGAAATTTATTGGGAGTGA